A single window of Aphidius gifuensis isolate YNYX2018 linkage group LG1, ASM1490517v1, whole genome shotgun sequence DNA harbors:
- the LOC122860460 gene encoding uncharacterized protein LOC122860460: MMALLSLLIFTSILVKSCNSIVVPELKIVQQNKLIINDSTDQLKNLLNQFSCVDKFITNYMNQQRSRITVVLTDNHTSDISYFYLKQLQKNQATFVLNKYSNASKAQKALFDVVIIMKNHTDLLDATIKLNEICGRNGRYAVLLINIFNNIKLFIEEAKILIQLLWIKRVSRVVIIGSVKDDFFAAESDSFESNILCKPMDPVIVDKCQNGTWKYDFFMPIKMNNCSVTMGYYDHEPYSHLDNETLTGIEVSMIKIIQSSLNFTINPMEIVVGSNETRSDSVTRTLTNRTVDFLVGGIIWRPAQSTDFIMLYEMVQFVFLVPIGTNFSVGGLISPLQNTVWMAVGGVLLFSVFLRLTLFRKISFLEILAVVIGVAWNKQPIRLSYRIKFMSWIIFGYILCQFYLATMAGNLMSRPVEKMDTFEDLVMSNKMLGGSKLSPTFFKRVQGTSEKFDNLSKLMMKRFITFERDVFRKKLLDLMNGKNKSLALSTLLNTTSASHNYDTSIVRKLPEVLSSVSLSIAAWRGLPCVSRIEKKLRQLKWAGIASHLGDMEAMKNQIRQETNNDKDQSMENSFIELSDLIPGFLLMMLGYSIGLLCLFCEIIYYKFTGSRKNYRSKRKVRIRKIKY, translated from the coding sequence ATGATGGCCTTATTGTCGTTATTGATTTTCACATCAATACTTGTGAAAAGTTGTAACTCAATTGTCGTAccagaattaaaaatagtgcaacaaaataaattgattatcaaTGATTCAACagatcaattgaaaaatttacttaatcaattttcttgtgttgataaatttataacaaattatatGAATCAACAACGTTCACGTATTACAGTAGTTTTAACAGATAATCATACTTCTgatatatcatatttttatttaaaacagcTACAAAAAAATCAGGCaacatttgttttaaataaatattcaaatgcaTCAAAAGCACAGAAGGCACTATTTGACGTAGTTATCATCATGAAAAATCATACAGACTTGCTAGAtgcaacaataaaattgaatgaaatttgTGGTCGAAATGGTAGATATGcagttttgttaattaatatatttaacaacattaaattatttattgaagaagcaaaaatattgatacaatTATTGTGGATAAAAAGAGTGTCTAGAGTTGTTATAATTGGCTCAGTAAAAGATGATTTTTTCGCAGCTGAAAGTGATTCATTTGAATCAAATATATTGTGTAAACCAATGGATCCAGTGATTGTTGATAAATGTCAAAATGGAACATggaaatatgatttttttatgccaattaaaatgaataattgtagTGTTACAATGGGATATTATGATCATGAGCCTTATTCTCATCTTGACAATGAAACATTAACAGGTATTGAAgtatcaatgataaaaatcattcaaagctcacttaattttacaataaatccAATGGAAATTGTTGTTGGTTCAAATGAAACAAGGTCAGACAGTGTTACACGTACTTTGACAAATAGAACTGTTGATTTTCTTGTTGGTGGAATCATTTGGAGACCAGCTCAAAGTACTGACTTCATTATGCTCTATGAAATGGtgcagtttgtttttttagtacCAATTGGTACTAATTTTTCAGTTGGTGGATTAATATCACCTTTACAAAATACCGTTTGGATGGCAGTTGGtggtgtattattattttcagtattTCTTAGACTGACgttgtttagaaaaatatcTTTTCTAGAAATATTAGCTGTTGTTATTGGTGTTGCATGGAACAAACAGCCAATAAGATTATCATACAGAATAAAATTCATGTCGTGGATTATATTTGGCTATATAttgtgtcaattttatttggcaACAATGGCTGGTAATTTAATGTCTCGACCAGTTGAAAAGATGGATACATTTGAAGATTTAGTTATGTCGAATAAAATGCTTGGAGGTTCAAAATTATCACCCACATTTTTTAAAAGGGTTCAAGGAACAtctgaaaaatttgataatttaagtaaattaatgatgaaaagaTTTATTACATTTGAAAGAGatgtatttagaaaaaaactacttgatttaatgaatggaaaaaataaaagtcttgCACTTTCAACACTTTTAAATACAACGTCAGCAAGTCATAATTATGATACGAGTATTGTTAGAAAATTACCAGAAGTATTGTCAAGTGTTTCATTGAGTATTGCAGCTTGGCGAGGTTTACCTTGTGTGAGtagaatcgaaaaaaaattacgacaaCTTAAGTGGGCTGGTATTGCTTCTCATCTTGGTGATATGGAagcaatgaaaaatcaaattagaCAAGAAACCAACAATGATAAAGATCAATCAATGGAAAATAGCTTTATTGAACTTTCTGATCTTATTCCAggatttttattgatgatgctGGGGTACTCCATTGGATTACTGTGTTTATTTTGTGAAATTATTTACTACAAATTTACTGGgtctagaaaaaattatagatcGAAAAGAAAAGTACgcattagaaaaattaaatattaa
- the LOC122847739 gene encoding uncharacterized protein LOC122847739 — protein MFVHYLIYLLTLKCGNCIVLPKVSPLRRENPMNRERIDVSNTFYTHELTFRLQTLACIETFVVEHMQQQPSRISVLLTNDQNPISTIYLRHLQEIRSTYILTEDTNFQDNPNNLLEVVLIIKNYQDIENSSIKLNELCGRECRYAILLVDSIQNEKLFMKEATKLLQILWLKKTSNVVVIGGVNGSLIAAQSESFKPNILREPMDPIIVGKCQKKKWLNIHDYFAPMKMNNCSVNIAYFEQIPYAHLVMKNNETTLEGIEATIIYDIANSLNFNPNFSEIEWGNNTTKEDEVLEEFDIHKTIDLAFGGIIWHPEKDIDFALAYDIIDLDWLVPNEPRVSMLGLVSPLSTDVWWAILVVLIIAVFLRILIFKKMSLLEISAIIIGVAWNKQPVKLSYRIKFMSWIIFAFLLTQFYLASMAGRLLAGSNSEINTIKDLVNSGKPLAGTKTHKQLFFDAQNASDDDRESDSVFKEICDKFIILDQDDYVKTLQDLIDGVNKSYALVGVLNVSSIVTKFDPLIVHKVPETLASLPVSFATWRGLPYLTRVDEKLQQLVQGGIVSHIGTTISSKHRFLKAKEQEDASLEQNFLRMNDIAPGFYLLLAGCISGMLLLFGELIIFKIQ, from the coding sequence ATGTTTgtgcattatttaatttatttattaacattaaaatgtgGAAATTGTATTGTTCTACCAAAAGTGTCACCTCTAAGACGAGAAAATCCAATGAACCGTGAACGTATTGATGTatcaaatacattttatacacATGAATTGACATTTCGTCTTCAAACACTTGCTTGTATTGAAACATTTGTCGTGGAACACATGCAACAACAGCCATCAAGAATTTCCGTACTTTTAACAAACGATCAAAATccaatatcaacaatttacCTTCGTCATCTTCAGGAAATCCGATCAACATATATTCTAACCGAAGACACAAATTTTCAAGACAATCcaaataatttacttgaagTTGTtctcatcataaaaaattaccaagatattgaaaattcatcaatcaAATTAAATGAGCTTTGTGGTCGTGAATGCAGATATGCAATTTTACTTGTTGATTcaatacaaaatgaaaaacttttcATGAAAGAAGCAACGAAATTACTACAAATATTATGgctaaaaaaaacatcaaacgTTGTTGTAATTGGTGGAGTGAATGGCAGTCTTATTGCTGCCCAAAGTGAAAGCTTTAAGCCAAATATTTTACGTGAACCAATGGATCCAATAATTGTTGGTAAATGCCAAAAGAAAAAGTGGCTTAatattcatgattattttgctccaatgaaaatgaataattgttcTGTTAATATTGCATATTTTGAACAAATACCCTACGCTCATTTggtcatgaaaaataatgaaactacATTGGAAGGAATTGAAGCAACAATTATCTATGACATTGCTAACTCgttaaattttaatccaaATTTTTCCGAAATCGAATGGggaaataatacaacaaaagaAGATGAAGTACTGGAAGAATTTGATATTCACAAAACAATTGATCTGGCTTTTGGTGGAATTATTTGGCATCCAGAAAAAGACATTGACTTTGCTTTGGCTTATGATATCATTGATCTTGATTGGCTTGTTCCAAATGAACCTCGTGTTTCTATGCTTGGTCTTGTATCACCACTGAGCACAGATGTTTGGTGGGCAATTCtagttgttttaataatagctGTTTTTCtgagaattttaatatttaaaaaaatgtctcTTCTAGAAATATCAGCAATTATTATCGGTGTTGCATGGAACAAACAGCCAGTAAAATTATCAtacagaataaaatttatgtcgtggattatttttgcttttttattgactcaattttatttggcGTCAATGGCTGGTAGATTATTGGCTGGTTCAAATAgtgaaataaatacaataaaagatCTTGTTAATTCTGGCAAACCATTGGCAGGCACAAAAAcacataaacaattattttttgatgctCAAAATGCATCTGATGATGATCGAGAATCTGATTCAGTGTTTAAAGaaatttgtgataaatttattattttagatcaAGATGATTATGTTAAAACTCTTCAGGATTTAATTGATGGAGTTAATAAGAGTTATGCACTTGTTGGTGTGCTAAATGTATCATCAATTGTAACAAAATTTGATCCTCTTATTGTTCATAAAGTTCCAGAAACATTGGCTAGTCTGCCAGTCAGTTTTGCTACCTGGCGAGGTCTTCCATATCTCACGAGAGTTGATGAAAAACTACAGCAGCTTGTTCAAGGTGGTATTGTTTCACACATTGGCACTACAATTTCATCTAAACATCGATTTCTCAAAGCCAAAGAACAAGAAGATGCATCACTTGAACAAAATTTTCTTCGAATGAATGACATTGCTCCTggattttatcttttattagcTGGTTGTATATCGGGCATGTTATTACTTTTTGGtgaattaatcatttttaaaatacaa
- the LOC122860468 gene encoding protein Mpv17 yields the protein MSGFLRIYKSLLTKYPLGMQAVQAGTLMALGDQVAQNFVEKRNFKDLDFVRTSQFFGIGFCVGGPATRTWYGILDKFIGSKGGLVAVKKVACDQILFAPFFIVVLLSTLGFMQGNDINSIKKKLENEYTDILISNYKLWPLVQLINFSFVPLHHQVLVVQSVAVLWNSYISYRTNRDIVKPSS from the exons ATGTCTGGATTTTTAAGAATTTACAAAAGTTTATTGACTAAATATCCACTTGGAATGCAAGCTGTTCAagctg gaACTTTGATGGCACTGGGTGATCAAGTAGCTCAAAATTTTGTCgagaaaagaaattttaaagatCTTGATTTTGTGAGAACGTCACAATTTTTTGGCATTGGTTTTTGTGTTGGT ggTCCTGCTACAAGAACATGGTATGgaattcttgataaatttattggcTCAAAAGGTGGTCTTGTTGCTGTGAAAAAAGTTGCATGtgatcaaatattatttgctcctttttttattgtcgttTTGTTAAGTACTCTAGGTTTTATGCAAGGCAATGACATAaacagtattaaaaaaaaacttgaaaatgaaTATACTGATATTCTCATAAGTAATTACAAG CTTTGGCCACTTGTTCAGCTGATAAACTTTTCATTTGTTCCACTTCATCATCAAGTTTTGGTTGTTCAATCAGTTGCAGTACTTTGGAATTCTTATATTTCATATCGAACAAACAGAGACATTGTAAAACcatcatcataa
- the LOC122860465 gene encoding glutamate--cysteine ligase catalytic subunit, which produces MGLLSEGSPLDWEDTKKLADHVRKHGIIQFINLYKRLRDRQGDVLKWGDEVEYMLIKFDDEEKKARVSLRAPEILSTLNEKELKDPTGVKSLWRPEYGAYMIEGTPGKPYGGLLAHFNVVEANMRYRRQEVMDQLKNGEVIMSLTSFPRLGCPDFTEPPAKPTPTSGASRSLFFPDEAIFPGHPRFKTLTQNIRYRRGEKVAINLPIYRDENVAKPFKENLLKLGDDGSSEKAAKDNHVYMDAMGFGMGCCCLQLTFQACNIQEARTLYDQLTPLCPIMLALTAASPFYRGYVTDVDCRWNVISCSVDCRTSEERGEEPLKNNKFRIRKSRYDSIDSYLSEQGDRYNDVPLTYDNDIYKQLLDNGIDRLLAQHVAHLFIRDSVSIFSEKVHQNDEKDTDHFENIQSTNWQTMRFKPPPPNSSIGWRVEFRPCEIQITDFENAAFVCFIVLLSRVILSYNLNLLIPISKVDDNMAKAQKRNAVKDEKFWFRKDITSEIDKDVDINNEYAEFTINEIINGKDGVFVGLIPLVNSYLASMNVDADTHCTVQRYLKLIQRRASGELLTTAAWLRKFVMTHPDYKKDSVVSERINYDLLKRVHDIQTDVDPCPELSGPYTTSKTTEKIPAAIAKAEKCPIADC; this is translated from the exons atgggATTATTAAGTGAAGGCAGTCCTCTTGATTGGGAAGATACTAAAAAACTTGCTGATCATGTGAGAAAACATGgaataatacaatttattaatttgtacaAAAGACTCAGAGACAGACAAGGCGATGTACTCAAATGGGGTGATGAg gTCGAGTATATGCTCATCaaatttgatgatgaagaaaaaaaagccagGGTGAGCCTTCGAGCAccagaaatattatcaacattaaatgaaaaagaacTAAAAGATCCAAC aggTGTCAAGTCACTTTGGAGACCAGAATATGGTGCTTATATGATTGAAGGAACACCAGGTAAACCTTATGGTGGTTTACTGGCTCATTTTAATGTTGTCGAGGCAAACATGAGATATCGTAGACAAGAAGTTATggatcaattgaaaaatggTGAAGTTATAATGTCTCTAACAAGTTTTCCCAg ACTTGGATGTCCAGATTTTACTGAACCACCAGCAAAACCAACTCCAACTAGTGGAGCATCAAgaagtttattttttcctgATGAAGCAATTTTTCCAGGACATCCACgttttaaaacattaacacAAAATATTCGTTATCGTCGAGGTGAAAAAGTTGCTATTAATTTACCTA TTTATAGAGATGAAAATGTAGCAAAAccatttaaagaaaatttattaaaacttggtGATGATGGAAGTAGTGAAAAAGCTGCAAAAGATAATCATGTTTATATGGATGCAATGGGTTTTGGAATGGGTTGTTGTTGTCTTCAATTAACATTTCAAGCTTGTAATATTCAAGAAGCTCGTACACTTTATGATCAGTTAACACCATTATGTCCAATTATG ttgGCACTAACAGCTGCAAGTCCATTTTATCGTGGCTATGTAACTGATGTTGATTGTCGATGGAATGTAATATCATGCTCAGTTGATTGTAGAACATCTGAAGAACGTGGTGAAGagccattaaaaaataataaatttagaattcGTAAATCACGATATGACTCAATTGATTCTTATTTGAGTGAACAAGGTGATCGTTATAATGATGTACCATTAACATATgacaatgatatttataaacaattattagaCAATGGAATTGATCGTCTTCTTGCACAACATGttgctcatttatttattcgtgaTTCAGTATCAATATTTTCCGAGAAAGTACatcaaaatgatgaaaaagataCTGATCATTTTGAG AATATACAATCAACAAATTGGCAAACAATGAGATttaaaccaccaccaccaaattCATCAATTGGATGGAGAGTTGAATTTCGTCCATGTGAAATACAAATAACTGATTTTGAAAATGCagcatttgtttgttttattgtattattatcaagagTTATATTgagttataatttaaatttattaataccaATTAGTAAGGTTGATGATAATATGGCTAAAGCACAAAAACGTAATGCtgttaaagatgaaaaattttggTTTAGAAAAGATATTACATCGGAGATTGATAAAGatgttgatattaataatgaatatgcCGAATTTAcaatcaatgaaataattaatggaaaa GATGGTGTTTTTGTTGGTCTTATTCCACTTGTTAATTCTTATCTTGCAAGTATGAATGTTGATGCTGATACACATTGTACTGTGCAAAGAtatcttaaattaattcaaagaaGAGCATCTGGTGAATTACTTACAACAGCTGCATGGCTTAGAAAATTTGTTATGACTCATCCAGATTACAA aAAAGACTCAGTTGTTTctgaaagaataaattatgatCTTTTAAAAAGAGTTCATGATATTCAAACAGATGTTGATCCTTGTCCTGAATTATCTGGACCATATACAACATCAAAAACAACCGAAAAAATACCAGCTGCAATTGCTAAAGCTGAAAAATGTCCAATTGCtgattgttga
- the LOC122860467 gene encoding 60S acidic ribosomal protein P0 encodes MGREDKASWKSNYFVKLIQLLDEYPKCFIVGADNVGSKQMQQIRMSLRGQGVVLMGKNTMMRKAIKGHVERNAHLERILPHIKGNVGFVFTRGDLVEIRDKLVENKVRAPARNGAIAPLSVIIPAQNTGLGPEKTSFFQALSIPTKISKGTIEIINDIHILKPGDKVGASEATLLNMLNISPFSYGLLVQQVYDSGTIFAPEILDIKPEDLRAKFMAGVANLASVCLAIGYPTVASAPHSVANGFKNLLAIAAVTDVEFAEATTIKEYIKDPSKFAVAAASAPAAAAAAPVAEKKEEKKEESEEEDDDMGFGLFD; translated from the exons ATGGGTAGGGAAGACAAAGCATCATGGAAGTCAAACTACTTCGTAAAACTCATT CAACTTTTGGATGAATATCCAAAGTGTTTTATTGTTGGGGCTGACAATGTCGGATCAAAGCAAATGCAGCAAATCCGTATGTCTCTTCGTGGTCAAGGTGTTGTCCTTATGGGAAAAAACACCATGATGCGTAAAGCAATCAAGGGACATGTTGAAAGAAATGCTCATCTTGAACGTATCCTTCCTCACATCAAAGGAAACGTTGGTTTTGTTTTTACTCGTGGAGATCTTGTTGAAATCCGTgataaacttgttgaaaacAAAGTACGTGCCCCAGCACGTAATGGAGCAATTGCACCATTGAGTGTTATCATTCCAGCTCAAAATACTGGTCTTGGTCCAGAAAAAACATCTTTCTTCCAAGCTCTTAGTATTCcaacaaaaatttcaaaggGTACAATTGAAATCATCAATGATATTCATATTTTGAAACCTGGTGATAAAGTTGGTGCATCAGAAGCAACACTTCTTAATATGTTGAACATTTCTCCATTTTCATATGGTCTTCTTGTTCAACAAGTTTATGATTCTGGTACTATTTTTGCACCAGAAATTTTGGATATTAAACCAGAAGATCTTAGAGCTAAATTCATGGCTGGTGTTGCTAACTTGGCATCAGTATGTTTGGCTATTGGTTATCCAACTGTTGCCAGTGCACCACACAGTGTTGCTAATGGATTCAAAAATCTTTTGGCAATTGCTGCTGTCACTGATGTTGAATTTGCTGAAGCAACAACAATCAAGGAATACATCAAG gATCCAAGTAAATTCGCTGTTGCTGCTGCCAGTGCACCAGCTGCCGCTGCTGCTGCTCCAGTTGCTGAAAagaaagaagagaaaaaagagGAATccgaagaagaagatgatgacaTGGGATTCGgtctttttgattaa
- the LOC122860466 gene encoding serine palmitoyltransferase 1, protein MSDNYILLESIGFLNTIPQYQTLVKVFVGLWLVWTMVKHCRQRGSNSQPTNLEVERKLEQWNPEPLASEIDPNHPSLSPRIVTSKIGKNIIVNGKNCLNIGSHNYLGFLDNKNIENKAISIIEKYGVGSCGPRGFFGTTDVHLELEECLAKFMNTEEAIVYSYGFSTVSSAIPAYSKRNDIIFADEKVNFSIQKGIDASRSTVKYFKHNDFNDFERLLIEQSNEDLKNPKKAMKIRRFLVVEGIYMNSGCICPLPEFVELCKNYKVRIFIDESISFGTIGATGRGITEHFGVPRNEIDMIIGSLEWAIGSIGGFCVGSSFIIEHQRLAGLGYCFSASLPPLLTAAATTSVNLMQSNPAMFDKLKDNCHKFHELLSNLKHFELSASPESPIKHLYLKNKLTRTQEYDILRKITDCCLDNHLAVVMPVYLDSEKYLPRHSLRICVSNIFEHNDINFSIDVLEKCSSQIIQVSKH, encoded by the exons ATGAGtgacaattatatattattggagtcaattggatttttaaatacaataccTCAGTATCAAACATTGGTCAAGGTATTTGTTGGATTATGGTTGGTATGGACAATGGTAAAACATTGTCGTCAAAGAGGTTCAAATTCACAACCAACAAATCTAGaagttgaaagaaaattagAGCAATGGAATCCAGAACCATTGGCATCAGAAATTGATCCAAATCATCCATCACTTAGTCCACGTATTGTAACAtcaaaaattggtaaaaatataatagtaaatggtaaaaattgtttaaacattggTTCCCACAATTACTTGGGTTTTTTggacaacaaaaatattgaaaataaagcaatatcaattattgaaaaatatggaGTTGGTTCATGTGGTCCTCGAGGTTTTTTTGGTACAACTGATGTACATCTAGAACTTGAAGAATGTCTTGCTAAATTTATGAATACTGAAGAGGCTATTGTTTATTCATATGGTTTCAGTACAGTTTCATCAGCAATACCAGCATACAGTAAACGTAATGACATAATATTTGCTGatgaaaaagttaatttttcaatacaaaaaGGTATTGATGCATCACGTTCAACTGTCAAATACTTTAAACacaatgattttaatgattttgaaAGGTTACTCATTGAACAAAGcaatgaagatttaaaaaatccaaaaaaagcTATGAAAATAAGAAGATTTCTTGTTGTTGAAGGGATTTATATGAATAGTGGTTGTATTTGTCCACTTCCTGAGTTTGTTGAATtgtgtaaaaattataaagttaGAATATTCATTGATGAATCAATTTCATTTGGAACAATTGGTGCTACTGGAAGAGGTATTACTGAACACTTTGGAGTACCTAGAAATGAAATTGACATGATTATAg GTTCATTGGAGTGGGCAATTGGTTCTATTGGAGGTTTTTGTGTTGgatcatcatttattattgagCATCAAAGATTGGCTGGTCTTGGTTATTGTTTTTCAGCATCTCTACCTCCACTTTTAACAGCAGCTGCAACAACATCTGTTAATCTTATGCAATCAAATCCAGCAATGTTTGATAAGCTCAAAGATAATTGTCATAAATTTCATGAACTTTTGAGTAATCTTAAACATTTTGAGCTATCAGCTTCACCTGAATCACCAATAAAACATctttatcttaaaaataaattaacgagAACACAGGAATATGATATTCTTAGAAAAATAACTGATTGTTGTTTGGATAATCATTTGGCTGTTGTCATGCCAGTTTATCTTGatagtgaaaaatatttaccacgTCATAGTTTACGTATTTgtgtttcaaatatttttgaacataatgatattaatttttcaattgatgtaTTAGAAAAATGCTCAAGTCAAATCATTCAAGTATCGAAACATTga